CGGCTCGCCGCACCATGTTCGTGCTGCAGCTGTGGATGACATCGGTGGAGTTCGTGCTCCTTACCGTTGGTCTGATCGTCGGCTTCATTACCGTACAGACCGGATCGCTCACTGTGGGTGCAGTCACCGCCGCGATGCTCATGCTTATTCGCCTGCGCGGCCCGCTGATGGGTTTGATGCGCGTTCTCGATACCGTTCAGTCCGGCTATGCTTCCTTGGCTCGTATCGTGGGCGTGGTCATCAACCCGCCGCAGCCCACCAAACCGGCAGGTGCTCCACCGAAGGAAGGACACGTTGAGGTTAGTGAAGTCTCCTTCTCCTATGGCGAGGGCTGGGCAGTAGAAGACGTTTCTGTCACCATCAAACCGGGTGAAACCGTTGCCGTGGTGGGCGCGTCTGGCGCTGGCAAGACTACAGTCGCTGCTTTGCTGGCAGGTCTTCGTGTTCCAGATTCGGGCAGCGTCACCGTCGACGGTGTAGAAGTCACCACGCTATCCGATGCCGAACGCGTTGCTCGCCTCGCTCTAGTCTCACAAGAGGTCCATGTCTTTTCCGGAACTCTGCGTGAAGACTTGAGCTTGGCCAAACCGGACGCGACCGATGAGGAGATGCTCGCAGTACTCAAGCGCGTGCATGCAGACTGGTTTGATCACCTCGTTGACGGGCTCGACACCGTAGTCGGCGCACAAGGCTTGCAGCTTGATCCTGTGGCCGCACAGCAGTTGGCATTGGCCCGCATGTTGCTTCTTGACCCGAAGGTCGTGGTGATGGATGAAGCCACCGCCGAGGCCGGTTCCCAAGGCGCGCAGGCGCTGCAGGATGCGGCTGAAGAACTCACCCGAGGTCGCGCAGCATTGGTGGTGGCTCACCGCCTGGACCAAGCATCACGCGCAGATGAGATCCTGGTCATGGACAATGGTCGCGTCGTGGAGCGAGGAACCCATGAGCAATTGCTAGAATCCGAAGGGCGTTACCGGCATCTTTGGACTGCGTGGCAGCGTGGTAGAGAATAGACCCCAACAGGTAATCCACACAGATAACTGAGAAGAGAATGCGAGGAACGCACGTGCACACAACCAGCTACATCGGGCGTGTTGCACGGAGTTTTATCCCGCAGGGTCTTGGCAAACGCCTCGTTGCCGGCGCAACTGCGGTTCTGATGGGCGCCGCGCTGGTGTCGTGCTCTGAGCTTCCCTCTCAAGGGGAGACCACGTCGCTGTCGGGAGAAGACACCATCACACCAAGCAGCGAAGCAAACGCCGCCTCCGAAACCCGCAACCTTGGTCTGCCAAAGTCGGCACCACTCGTTGGTCCTGAGCCGGGCGAGTCTAAGACCACCAATCTTGCATCGGGTCGCAGCTTTATCCTGCACGTGCCTGAAAACTACGAGCCTGGTAAGAAGTGGCCGGTCGTACTAGCTTTCCACGGATGGAAAGAAACCGCTGGCATGATGCAGCGCTACACGGAGCTCAATGCTGCCGATGCCATCATGGTCTATCCCTCTGGCGTCGAACGCGCCTGGGCGCCTGCGCCTTACGCGAAAACCACGGGCGAAGAAGATACGCAGTTTGCTAGCGATATCGTCGACTCGCTGCGTGCTACCTACGCCGTGGATGATGACCGCATCTTCGCCACTGGCATGTCCAACGGTGGTGGCTTTGCGGCTTATTTGGGTTGTCAGCTTCCGAATATCTTCAAGTCCGTTGCCACTGTCTCCGCGGCTTATTACCAAGCCATCCACGCTTC
This region of Corynebacterium casei LMG S-19264 genomic DNA includes:
- a CDS encoding ABC transporter ATP-binding protein; amino-acid sequence: MSMRFPTATWPETRKVLGRHLRQVPGALSQFIFSIVLLGVGAVANIWIPIQLGRIVDVVISEASTSLVRISIELVIAALVAAIFSAWGFFVLSRLTERVIANLRENMVGTALGLPVHRVEDAGTGDLVSRSTDDVAELSAAVTETVPILANSGFAIVTTALALIALDWQFLLVVVAALPIYVIAARRYLRVAPGRYAAERASMADRARRVLEAIRGRATVRAFGMEKDMHNRIHAASWDVVEHGYSARRTMFVLQLWMTSVEFVLLTVGLIVGFITVQTGSLTVGAVTAAMLMLIRLRGPLMGLMRVLDTVQSGYASLARIVGVVINPPQPTKPAGAPPKEGHVEVSEVSFSYGEGWAVEDVSVTIKPGETVAVVGASGAGKTTVAALLAGLRVPDSGSVTVDGVEVTTLSDAERVARLALVSQEVHVFSGTLREDLSLAKPDATDEEMLAVLKRVHADWFDHLVDGLDTVVGAQGLQLDPVAAQQLALARMLLLDPKVVVMDEATAEAGSQGAQALQDAAEELTRGRAALVVAHRLDQASRADEILVMDNGRVVERGTHEQLLESEGRYRHLWTAWQRGRE
- a CDS encoding alpha/beta hydrolase family esterase encodes the protein MHTTSYIGRVARSFIPQGLGKRLVAGATAVLMGAALVSCSELPSQGETTSLSGEDTITPSSEANAASETRNLGLPKSAPLVGPEPGESKTTNLASGRSFILHVPENYEPGKKWPVVLAFHGWKETAGMMQRYTELNAADAIMVYPSGVERAWAPAPYAKTTGEEDTQFASDIVDSLRATYAVDDDRIFATGMSNGGGFAAYLGCQLPNIFKSVATVSAAYYQAIHASCKGEPVGRLDMHGTLDPVVDYYGGTRHKERYVAVQEVAAMDAQRNLCEGNLRTERLANNALLVQWEQCQRPVQHIRIGGGQHVWPGGTYDKDSEVGDGFATDKVLDFFGIPGRPAGMEEAATVETGTMEENELSES